The Streptococcus mitis genome has a segment encoding these proteins:
- the secA gene encoding preprotein translocase subunit SecA, which translates to MANILKTIIENDKGEIRRLEKMADKVFKYEDQMAALTDDQLKAKTVEFKERYQNGESLDSLLYEAFAVVREGAKRVLGLFPYKVQVMGGIVLHHGDVPEMRTGEGKTLTATMPVYLNALSGKGVHVVTVNEYLSERDATEMGELYSWLGLSVGINLAAKSPMEKKEAYECDITYSTNSEIGFDYLRDNMVVRAENMVQRPLNYALVDEVDSILIDEARTPLIVSGANAVETSQLYHMADHYVKSLDKDDYIIDVQSKTIGLSDSGIDKAESYFKLENLYDIENVALTHFIDNALRANYIMLLDIDYVVSEEQEILIVDQFTGRTMEGRRYSDGLHQAIEAKEGVPIQDETKTSASITYQNLFRMYKKLSGMTGTGKTEEEEFREIYNIRVIPIPTNRPVQRIDHSDLLYASIEAKFKAVVEDVKARYQKGQPVLVGTVAVETSDYISKKLVAAGVPHEVLNAKNHYKEAQIIMNAGQRGAVTIATNMAGRGTDIKLGEGVRELGGLCVIGTERHESRRIDNQLRGRSGRQGDPGESQFYLSLEDDLMKRFGSERLKGIFERLNMSEEAIESRMLTRQVEAAQKRVEGNNYDTRKQVLQYDDVMREQREIIYAQRYDVITADRDLAPEIQAMIKRTIGRVVDGHARAKQDEKLEAILNFAKYNLLPEDSITMEDLSGLSDKAIKEELFQRALQVYDSQVSKLRDEEAVKEFQKVLILRVVDNKWTDHIDALDQLRNAVGLRGYAQNNPVVEYQAEGFRMFNDMIGSIEFDVTRLMMKAQIHEQERPQAEHHISTTATRNIAAHQANMPENLDLSQIGRNELCPCGSGKKFKNCHGKRQ; encoded by the coding sequence ATGGCTAATATTTTAAAAACAATTATCGAAAATGATAAAGGAGAAATCCGTCGTCTGGAAAAGATGGCTGACAAGGTTTTCAAATACGAAGACCAAATGGCTGCTTTGACAGATGACCAACTAAAAGCAAAAACAGTTGAATTTAAAGAACGTTATCAAAATGGAGAATCACTGGATTCATTGCTTTATGAAGCATTTGCGGTTGTCCGTGAGGGTGCCAAACGTGTCCTAGGTCTCTTCCCATATAAGGTTCAGGTTATGGGGGGAATCGTTCTTCACCATGGTGACGTGCCAGAGATGCGTACAGGGGAAGGAAAAACCTTGACTGCGACTATGCCAGTATACCTCAATGCTCTTTCAGGTAAAGGGGTTCACGTAGTTACGGTCAATGAATATCTATCAGAACGTGACGCGACTGAGATGGGTGAATTGTACTCATGGCTTGGTTTGTCAGTAGGGATTAACTTGGCTGCCAAATCTCCAATGGAGAAAAAAGAAGCCTATGAGTGTGATATTACCTACTCAACCAACTCAGAAATCGGATTTGACTACCTTCGTGACAACATGGTCGTTCGTGCTGAAAACATGGTACAACGCCCGCTTAACTATGCCTTGGTCGATGAGGTTGACTCTATCTTGATTGACGAGGCCCGTACACCTTTGATCGTATCAGGTGCTAACGCAGTTGAAACCAGTCAGCTCTACCACATGGCAGACCACTATGTAAAATCTTTGGACAAAGACGACTACATCATCGATGTGCAGTCTAAGACTATTGGTTTGTCTGATTCAGGGATTGATAAGGCTGAAAGCTACTTCAAACTTGAAAATCTCTATGACATCGAAAACGTAGCTCTGACTCACTTTATCGATAACGCCCTTCGTGCCAACTACATCATGCTTCTCGATATTGACTATGTCGTGAGCGAAGAGCAAGAAATTCTGATCGTCGACCAATTTACGGGTCGTACTATGGAAGGTCGTCGTTATTCTGATGGATTGCACCAAGCCATTGAAGCTAAAGAAGGTGTGCCAATTCAGGATGAAACCAAGACATCTGCCTCAATCACTTACCAAAACCTCTTCCGTATGTACAAGAAATTGTCTGGTATGACGGGTACAGGTAAGACTGAGGAAGAAGAATTCCGTGAAATCTACAACATTCGTGTTATTCCAATCCCAACAAACCGTCCTGTTCAACGTATTGACCACTCAGACCTTCTTTATGCAAGTATCGAGGCTAAGTTTAAGGCGGTTGTTGAAGATGTTAAGGCTCGTTACCAAAAAGGTCAGCCTGTCTTGGTTGGTACAGTAGCGGTTGAAACCAGTGATTACATTTCTAAGAAATTGGTCGCAGCTGGCGTTCCTCACGAAGTCCTAAATGCTAAAAACCACTATAAAGAAGCCCAAATCATCATGAATGCTGGTCAACGTGGTGCCGTTACTATCGCAACAAACATGGCGGGTCGTGGTACTGACATCAAGCTTGGTGAAGGGGTTCGCGAATTGGGTGGACTTTGTGTTATTGGTACAGAACGCCATGAAAGTCGTCGTATCGATAACCAGCTTCGTGGACGTTCAGGTCGTCAAGGAGACCCAGGTGAGTCACAATTCTATCTCTCTCTTGAAGATGATTTGATGAAACGTTTTGGTTCTGAACGTTTGAAGGGAATCTTTGAACGTCTCAACATGTCTGAGGAGGCCATTGAGTCTCGTATGTTGACACGTCAGGTTGAAGCAGCGCAAAAACGTGTCGAAGGAAATAACTACGATACCCGTAAACAAGTCCTTCAATATGATGATGTCATGCGTGAACAACGTGAGATTATCTACGCTCAACGTTACGACGTCATCACTGCAGATCGTGATTTGGCACCTGAAATTCAGGCAATGATCAAACGCACGATTGGTCGTGTCGTTGATGGTCATGCGCGTGCCAAACAAGATGAAAAACTAGAAGCAATTTTGAACTTTGCTAAGTACAACTTGCTTCCTGAAGATTCTATTACGATGGAAGACTTGTCAGGCTTGTCTGATAAGGCAATTAAGGAAGAGCTCTTCCAACGTGCCTTGCAAGTTTACGATAGTCAGGTTTCAAAACTACGCGATGAAGAAGCAGTGAAAGAATTCCAAAAAGTCTTGATTCTACGAGTGGTGGATAACAAGTGGACAGATCATATCGATGCCCTCGATCAATTGCGTAACGCGGTTGGACTTCGTGGTTATGCTCAGAACAACCCTGTTGTTGAGTATCAGGCGGAAGGTTTCCGTATGTTTAATGACATGATTGGTTCGATTGAGTTTGATGTGACACGCTTGATGATGAAAGCACAAATTCATGAACAAGAAAGACCACAAGCAGAACACCATATCAGTACAACAGCGACTCGTAATATCGCTGCCCACCAAGCAAATATGCCTGAAAATCTGGATTTGAGCCAGATTGGACGCAATGAACTTTGCCCATGTGGTTCTGGTAAGAAGTTTAAAAACTGTCACGGTAAAAGACAATAA
- a CDS encoding 3-deoxy-7-phosphoheptulonate synthase: protein MVFTAKSPKINIEEVRALSKLEGQALERKSQRDQELEAIIRGEDQRILLVIGPCSSDNEEAVLEYAKRLAALQEEVADRIFMVMRVYTAKPRTNGDGYKGLIHQPNATEAPSLINGIKAVRHLHYRVITETGMTTADEMLYPENLPLVDDLISYMAVGARSVEDQQHRFVASGADFATGFKNPTSGNLNVMFNGIYAAQNKQSFLFLGKEVETTGNPLSHAILRGAINEYGKNIPNYYYDNLMDTIAQYEKMGLENPFIIVDTNHDNSGKQYMDQIRIVRQTLINRDWNEKIKQYVRGFMIESYLEDGRQNEPEVFGKSITDPCLGWENTEALVREIYQTLGE from the coding sequence ATGGTATTTACAGCAAAAAGTCCTAAAATTAATATTGAAGAAGTTCGTGCCTTATCAAAATTAGAAGGCCAAGCTTTGGAGAGAAAATCACAGCGCGATCAAGAGCTAGAAGCCATTATACGTGGAGAAGACCAGCGGATTCTCTTGGTAATCGGGCCATGCTCATCTGACAATGAAGAAGCTGTTCTTGAGTACGCTAAGCGTTTGGCAGCTTTGCAAGAAGAAGTGGCAGACCGTATCTTTATGGTTATGCGTGTTTATACTGCCAAACCTCGTACCAACGGAGATGGCTATAAGGGCTTGATTCACCAGCCTAATGCGACAGAAGCGCCTAGTCTTATAAATGGAATCAAAGCAGTTCGCCATCTTCATTATCGTGTTATCACGGAAACAGGTATGACGACAGCTGACGAAATGCTTTATCCTGAAAATCTTCCGCTTGTAGATGATTTGATTTCTTACATGGCAGTTGGTGCTCGTTCAGTTGAAGATCAGCAACACCGCTTTGTGGCCAGTGGAGCAGATTTCGCGACTGGCTTTAAAAATCCAACCTCTGGAAATCTCAATGTCATGTTTAATGGAATTTATGCTGCTCAAAATAAACAAAGCTTCCTTTTCTTAGGAAAAGAAGTGGAAACAACTGGGAACCCGCTTTCGCACGCCATTCTTCGTGGAGCGATCAATGAGTATGGTAAGAATATTCCTAACTACTACTATGATAATTTGATGGATACCATTGCCCAATATGAGAAAATGGGCTTGGAAAATCCTTTTATCATTGTGGACACCAATCATGACAATTCTGGTAAGCAATACATGGACCAGATTCGAATTGTCCGCCAGACCTTAATTAATCGTGATTGGAATGAAAAAATCAAGCAGTACGTTCGTGGCTTTATGATTGAGTCTTATCTAGAAGACGGCCGTCAAAACGAACCAGAAGTATTTGGCAAGTCTATCACGGACCCTTGCCTAGGCTGGGAAAATACAGAAGCCCTTGTCAGAGAAATCTACCAAACGCTAGGAGAATAA
- a CDS encoding 3-deoxy-7-phosphoheptulonate synthase, with protein sequence MAFIEKGQEIDIEAIKAETQLSAEALRLKERRDRELADIISGEDDRILLVIGPCSSDNEEAVLEYARRLSALQKKVADKIFMVMRVYTAKPRTNGDGYKGLVHQPDTSKAPSLINGLQAVRQLHYRVITETGLTTADEMLYPSNLVLVDDLVSYHAVGARSVEDQEHRFVASGIDAPVGMKNPTSGNLGVMFNGIYAAQNKQTFLFHGQEVETSGNPLAHVILRGAVNEYGKNEPNFYYETLLNAIERYETMGLENPFILIDTNHDNSGKQYMEQIRIVRQTLQNRDWNEKIKKIVRGFMIESYLADGRQNQPEVFGCSITDPCLGWENTEALVEEIYATLTK encoded by the coding sequence ATGGCATTTATTGAAAAAGGTCAAGAAATCGATATTGAAGCAATCAAGGCAGAAACCCAATTGTCTGCGGAAGCCTTGCGTCTAAAAGAGCGTCGTGATAGAGAATTGGCAGACATTATTTCAGGAGAAGATGACCGTATCCTTTTGGTGATTGGTCCTTGCTCTTCTGATAATGAAGAGGCTGTCTTGGAATATGCCCGCCGTTTATCTGCCTTGCAGAAGAAGGTGGCGGACAAGATTTTCATGGTTATGCGTGTTTATACTGCCAAACCTCGTACTAACGGAGACGGCTATAAAGGTTTGGTTCACCAACCAGATACTTCTAAGGCTCCAAGTCTGATTAACGGTTTGCAGGCTGTGCGCCAGTTGCACTACCGCGTGATTACAGAGACAGGTTTGACAACGGCAGATGAGATGCTTTATCCATCAAATCTGGTTTTGGTAGATGATTTGGTCAGCTACCATGCTGTGGGGGCTCGTTCTGTGGAAGACCAAGAGCACCGCTTTGTGGCCTCAGGGATTGATGCACCGGTCGGGATGAAAAATCCAACTTCTGGAAACCTTGGGGTCATGTTTAACGGTATCTATGCCGCTCAGAACAAACAAACCTTCCTCTTTCATGGTCAAGAAGTTGAAACTTCAGGAAATCCCTTGGCTCACGTCATCCTTCGTGGTGCAGTTAATGAATATGGGAAAAATGAGCCTAACTTTTACTATGAAACTTTGCTAAATGCCATTGAACGTTATGAGACAATGGGACTTGAAAATCCCTTTATCCTCATTGATACCAACCATGATAATTCTGGCAAGCAATATATGGAGCAGATTCGAATTGTTCGTCAGACCTTGCAGAATCGTGATTGGAATGAGAAGATTAAAAAGATAGTTCGAGGCTTTATGATTGAATCTTACCTAGCAGATGGTCGTCAAAACCAACCAGAGGTCTTTGGTTGCTCTATTACGGATCCTTGCCTAGGTTGGGAAAATACAGAGGCCTTGGTAGAAGAGATTTACGCTACCTTGACAAAATAA
- the acpS gene encoding holo-ACP synthase, translating to MIVGHGIDIEELASIESAVTRHEGFAKRVLTAKEMERFTSLKGRRQIEYLAGRWSAKEAFSKAMGTGIGKLSFQDLEVLNNERGAPYFSQSPFSGKIWLSISHTDQFVTASVILEENHES from the coding sequence ATGATAGTTGGACACGGAATTGACATCGAAGAATTGGCTTCGATAGAAAGCGCAGTTACACGACATGAAGGCTTTGCTAAGCGCGTGCTGACCGCTAAGGAAATGGAGCGCTTCACCAGTCTCAAAGGGCGCAGGCAAATAGAATATTTAGCTGGTCGCTGGTCGGCTAAAGAAGCCTTTTCTAAGGCAATGGGAACGGGTATTGGCAAGCTCAGTTTTCAGGATTTGGAAGTCTTGAATAATGAACGCGGGGCGCCTTATTTTAGTCAGTCACCATTTTCAGGAAAGATTTGGCTGTCTATCAGCCACACCGATCAGTTTGTGACAGCCAGTGTCATTTTGGAGGAAAATCATGAAAGCTAG
- the alr gene encoding alanine racemase, which produces MKASPHRPTKALIHLGAIRQNIQQMGAHIPQGTLKFAVVKANAYGHGAVAVATAIQDDVDGFCVSNIDEAIELRQAGLSKRILILGVSDIEAVSLAKEYDITLTVAGLEWIQALLDKEVNLTGLTVHLKIDSGMGRIGFREASEANLAQDLLKQHGARVEGIFTHFATADEESDDYFNAQLERFKTILASMKGLPELVHASNSATTLWHAETIFNAVRMGDAMYGLNPSGEVLDLPYDLTPALTLESALVHVKTVSAGACMGYGATYQADSEQVIATVPIGYADGWTRDMQNFMVLVDGQACPIVGRVSMDQITIRLPKLYPLGTKVTLIGSNGGKEITATQVATYRGTINYEVVCLLSDRIPREYY; this is translated from the coding sequence ATGAAAGCTAGTCCACATAGACCAACCAAGGCTCTGATTCATCTGGGAGCTATTCGACAAAATATTCAGCAAATGGGAGCTCATATCCCTCAAGGAACGCTCAAATTTGCAGTAGTCAAGGCTAATGCCTATGGGCATGGGGCTGTTGCTGTTGCGACGGCTATTCAAGATGATGTTGATGGTTTTTGCGTTTCGAATATTGATGAAGCCATTGAACTCAGACAGGCTGGACTCAGCAAGCGAATCCTCATTTTAGGAGTTTCTGACATCGAAGCTGTTTCTCTTGCTAAAGAATACGATATCACCTTGACTGTGGCTGGACTGGAGTGGATTCAAGCACTCTTAGATAAGGAAGTGAACCTAACTGGATTGACAGTCCACCTCAAGATTGATTCAGGAATGGGACGGATTGGTTTTCGAGAGGCCAGTGAAGCTAATCTGGCTCAAGACTTGCTCAAGCAACATGGTGCTCGTGTTGAGGGAATTTTTACCCACTTTGCTACTGCAGACGAGGAATCAGATGACTACTTTAATGCCCAGTTAGAACGGTTTAAAACTATTTTAGCCAGTATGAAAGGTCTTCCAGAGCTGGTTCATGCTAGCAATTCTGCAACGACCCTTTGGCATGCAGAGACTATTTTCAATGCGGTCCGTATGGGAGACGCTATGTATGGTCTTAACCCTAGTGGAGAGGTCTTGGACTTGCCCTATGACTTGACTCCAGCCTTGACCTTGGAATCGGCTCTGGTTCATGTCAAGACAGTTTCAGCTGGAGCTTGCATGGGCTACGGAGCGACCTATCAGGCGGATAGCGAGCAAGTCATCGCGACCGTGCCAATCGGCTATGCGGATGGTTGGACACGAGATATGCAGAATTTCATGGTCTTGGTAGATGGGCAAGCTTGCCCAATTGTTGGACGAGTTTCTATGGACCAAATCACTATTCGTCTGCCTAAGCTTTATCCCTTAGGAACCAAAGTCACCCTCATTGGTTCTAATGGGGGCAAGGAGATCACAGCTACTCAGGTAGCGACCTACCGTGGAACCATTAACTATGAAGTGGTTTGTCTTCTCAGCGACCGCATTCCGAGAGAATATTATTAG
- the recG gene encoding ATP-dependent DNA helicase RecG codes for MNLHQPLHVLPGVGPKSAEKYAKLGIENLQDLLLYFPFRYEDFKTKQVLELEDGEKAVLSGQVVTPASVQYYGFKRNRLRFSLKQGEVVFAVNFFNQPYLADKIELGATLAVFGKWDRAKASLTGMKVLAQVEDDLQPVYRLAQGISQASLVKVIKTAFDQGLDLLIEENLPQSLLDKYKLMSRCQAVRAMHFPKDLVEYKQALRRIKFEELFYFQMQLQTLKSENRIQGSGLVLNWSQEKVTAVKESLPFALTQAQEKSLQEILADMKSDHHMNRLLQGDVGSGKTVVAGLAMFAAVTAGYQAALMVPTEILAEQHFESLQNLFPDLKLALLTGSLKTAEKREVLETIAKGEADLIIGTHALIQDGVDYARLGLIIIDEQHRFGVGQRRVLREKGDNPDVLMMTATPIPRTLAITAFGDMDVSIIDQMPAGRKPIVTRWIKHEQLPQVLTWLEGEIQKGSQAYVISPLIEESEALDLKNAIALSEELTAHFAGKAEVALLHGKMKSDEKDQIMQNFKERKTDILVSTTVIEVGVNVPNATVMIIMDADRFGLSQLHQLRGRVGRGDKQSYAVLVANPKTDSGKDRMRIMTETTNGFVLAEEDLKMRGSGEIFGTRQSGLPEFQVADIIEDFPILEEARKVASYISSIEAWQEDPEWRMIALHMEKKEHLD; via the coding sequence ATGAATCTACATCAACCCTTGCATGTCTTACCTGGTGTGGGACCAAAGTCAGCAGAAAAATACGCCAAACTAGGAATTGAAAATTTGCAAGACCTCTTGCTCTACTTTCCTTTCCGTTATGAAGACTTTAAGACTAAGCAGGTGCTGGAGCTAGAAGACGGCGAGAAGGCGGTTCTTTCTGGTCAGGTCGTGACTCCTGCTAGTGTTCAGTATTATGGATTTAAGCGCAATCGCCTGCGTTTTAGCCTCAAGCAGGGAGAAGTCGTTTTTGCGGTGAATTTTTTTAACCAGCCCTATCTAGCAGATAAGATAGAGTTGGGAGCAACTCTTGCCGTCTTTGGAAAATGGGACCGTGCCAAGGCTAGTCTAACTGGGATGAAGGTCCTGGCTCAGGTGGAAGATGACCTCCAACCTGTTTATCGCTTGGCTCAGGGAATCAGTCAAGCCAGTCTGGTCAAGGTCATCAAGACGGCTTTTGATCAGGGACTGGACCTCTTGATAGAAGAAAATCTTCCCCAGTCTTTGCTGGACAAATACAAACTCATGTCCCGTTGTCAGGCTGTTCGTGCCATGCATTTTCCCAAGGATTTGGTAGAATACAAGCAGGCTCTTCGCCGTATCAAATTTGAGGAACTTTTTTATTTCCAAATGCAGTTACAGACGCTCAAGTCTGAAAATAGAATTCAGGGAAGCGGTCTGGTTCTGAATTGGTCTCAGGAAAAAGTGACAGCAGTCAAGGAAAGCCTTCCTTTTGCCTTGACACAAGCTCAGGAAAAGAGTTTGCAGGAAATTTTGGCCGACATGAAGTCCGACCACCACATGAATCGTCTCCTACAAGGGGATGTGGGGAGCGGAAAAACAGTAGTTGCTGGCTTGGCCATGTTTGCAGCAGTGACAGCTGGGTACCAGGCTGCTCTCATGGTGCCAACAGAGATTTTAGCAGAGCAGCATTTTGAGAGTTTACAGAACCTCTTTCCCGACTTGAAACTGGCTCTCTTGACAGGTTCCTTGAAAACTGCAGAAAAGAGAGAAGTCTTGGAGACTATTGCCAAGGGTGAGGCTGATTTGATTATCGGAACCCATGCTCTGATTCAGGATGGAGTGGATTATGCTCGTCTGGGCTTGATTATCATCGATGAGCAGCACCGCTTTGGTGTGGGGCAAAGGCGTGTTCTGAGAGAAAAAGGGGATAATCCAGATGTTCTCATGATGACAGCGACTCCTATTCCACGGACGCTGGCCATCACAGCCTTTGGCGATATGGATGTTTCCATTATCGACCAGATGCCAGCAGGGCGGAAGCCTATTGTGACACGCTGGATCAAACATGAGCAATTACCTCAGGTCTTGACTTGGTTAGAGGGGGAAATCCAAAAAGGTTCTCAAGCCTATGTCATCTCTCCCTTGATTGAAGAATCAGAAGCTCTGGATTTGAAAAATGCCATTGCCTTATCAGAGGAGTTGACGGCTCATTTTGCAGGAAAGGCAGAAGTTGCTCTTCTACATGGTAAGATGAAGAGTGATGAAAAAGACCAGATTATGCAGAATTTCAAAGAGAGAAAAACGGATATTCTGGTTTCGACAACGGTTATCGAGGTTGGGGTTAATGTTCCCAATGCGACAGTTATGATTATCATGGATGCCGATCGGTTCGGTCTCAGCCAGCTTCACCAGCTCAGAGGTCGTGTCGGTCGGGGGGACAAGCAGTCCTATGCTGTTCTCGTTGCCAATCCCAAGACGGATTCTGGGAAAGACCGCATGCGCATCATGACAGAAACCACCAATGGATTTGTCCTGGCCGAAGAAGATTTGAAAATGCGTGGTTCAGGTGAAATTTTTGGAACCAGACAGTCAGGTCTTCCAGAGTTCCAAGTGGCTGATATTATCGAGGATTTTCCGATTTTAGAAGAAGCCAGAAAGGTTGCTAGCTACATTAGTTCGATAGAAGCTTGGCAAGAGGATCCAGAATGGCGCATGATTGCCCTTCATATGGAAAAGAAAGAACATTTAGATTAA
- a CDS encoding acetylxylan esterase: MKNPALLEEIKTYRGRDEVPEDFDAFWDEEVKKVSTLPAYQLEERDFHIPQVKCYELTFEGTNEGKVYARVVLPKSEEKVPIIFHFHGYMGRGWDWADMLAFTVAGYGIVSMDVRGQSGYSQDGLRSPLGNTVKGHIIRGAVEGRAHLFYKDVYLDTYQLVEIVASLPEVDEKYLSSYGASQGGALALVAAALNPRIQKTVAIYPFLSDFRRVLEIGNTSEAYDELFRYFKFHDPFHETEDDIMATLAYIDVKNLAHRIKGEVKMITGLDDDVCYPITQFAIYNRLTCDKAYRIMPEYAHEAMNVFVNDQVYNWLCGSEIPFKYIK, from the coding sequence ATGAAAAATCCAGCTTTGTTAGAAGAAATCAAGACTTATAGAGGACGGGATGAGGTTCCAGAAGACTTTGATGCTTTCTGGGATGAGGAAGTGAAAAAAGTTTCAACACTTCCAGCCTACCAGTTGGAGGAGAGAGATTTCCACATTCCTCAAGTAAAGTGCTATGAATTAACATTTGAAGGAACCAATGAAGGAAAGGTCTATGCACGAGTTGTTCTTCCAAAGAGTGAGGAGAAGGTTCCGATAATCTTCCATTTCCATGGTTATATGGGACGTGGCTGGGATTGGGCCGACATGTTGGCCTTCACCGTAGCTGGTTACGGTATTGTTTCCATGGACGTTCGAGGTCAGTCGGGCTATTCACAAGACGGCTTACGTTCTCCTCTAGGAAATACGGTCAAGGGTCACATTATCCGTGGTGCTGTGGAAGGTCGGGCTCACCTCTTTTATAAGGATGTTTATCTGGATACTTACCAGTTGGTCGAAATTGTTGCTAGTCTGCCTGAGGTGGATGAGAAGTATCTTTCTAGCTATGGTGCCTCACAAGGAGGCGCTCTAGCCTTGGTTGCGGCAGCGCTCAATCCTCGGATTCAGAAAACAGTTGCTATCTATCCTTTCTTGTCAGACTTCAGACGAGTGCTTGAGATTGGGAATACTAGCGAGGCTTACGACGAACTTTTCCGTTATTTCAAGTTCCACGATCCCTTCCATGAAACAGAGGACGACATCATGGCGACCCTTGCCTATATCGATGTGAAAAATCTTGCCCATCGTATCAAGGGTGAGGTTAAGATGATTACGGGCTTGGACGATGATGTTTGCTATCCTATTACCCAGTTTGCGATTTACAACCGTCTGACCTGCGATAAGGCCTATCGCATCATGCCTGAGTATGCTCACGAAGCCATGAATGTATTTGTCAATGACCAAGTCTACAACTGGCTCTGTGGTAGTGAGATTCCTTTTAAGTACATAAAATAA